The genomic stretch AAAAATTGTCTATTAAGTAAAGTTCAATGTAAACATAAAATACACCTTATAAAAAATATTAGGGGATTAATCATGAAATACATATTTTAAAATATAGTAATAAAAAGGGAGGAAAAATGTTAAATAACATCTTAAATTTTTTTAACAAAACATATGAATATACTATAATTCTAATTGTATTAGTAATAATATTAATAATCACCATTTCAAATGTTTTCATTGTTGGACCATCTGATGAAGCGGTCATTCTTCGTCTTGGTAAATTAAATAGAATACTTGAACCAGGAATACATATCAAAATTCCATTAATTGAAGAAAAATTAATTGTACCAGTAAAGATCATACAAGAAGTTAAATTTGGGTTTAATGCAAACAACAATATGGTAATCAATCCAGATGAAGATGAAGGAATTATTATTACTGGAGACTTAAATATAATTAAGGTTGAATGGTTAGTGCAATATAAAATCAGTGATCCATATTCTTTTATGTTCAAAGTAGAAGATCCAGAAAAAACCATAACAGATATTGCAAAAGCATCAATGAACAGATTAATTGGAGACAATACTATTTTTGAAATCATTAACGATAATAGGGTTGGTGTCACAGAAGGAGTAAGAGATTCTATGAATGAAATTATTAAAACATATAATTTAGGAATCGATATTATACAGGTACAAATCAGAAATGCCATGCCACCAAAAGGAAAAGTTTATGAAGCATTTGAAGATGTTAATATTGCAATCCAAGATAAAAATAAATTTATAAATGAAGGGAAAAAAGAATTTAATCAAATTATTCCAAAAATCAGAGGTGAAGCACTCAAACTAATAGAAGAAGCTAAAGGATATAAAGAAAACAGAATAAATAGTGCATTAGCCGAAACTGCCATATTTAATGCAATTCTAGATGCATACATAAAAGATCCAGAAATTACAAGAGAGCGAATATATAACGAAACAATGAAAGAAATTCTTGAAAATAAAGACAATATTGAAATTATTGACAAAAACTTAAAAAATTTCCTTCCATTTAAGGAGGTTAAGTAAATGAAATATATACTAAAATTTTTACTCTATTTTGCTAAGATTTTAGCTTTTACATTAATGTTCGGTTTAATATTATTAGCTATAACACAACCAATCTATATTTTAAAAGAAAATGAAATTTCAATAACTACAAGACTCGGTAAAATTGAAAGAACAGAAAATACAGCTGGTCTTAAATATAAAATTCCATTTATTGAAAATGTACACATTTTTCCTAAATACATACTTAGATGGGATGGAGAACCTCAAAGAATTCCAACAGGAGGAGAAGAAAAACAATTAATCTGGATAGATACAACTGCTAGATGGAAAATTGTAGACATTAATAAATTTTACACAGCAATTAAAACAATGTTTAGAGCTTCTATTATAATTAATGCAGCGATTGAACCTGCAGTAAGAGGTGTTATTGCAAAATATCCTTTACTTGAAATTATAAGAAGTTCAAATGATCCCATTCAACGCCTATCTGATGGAATATTAACCCCACAAGACATTACAAATAATACAACCTATAAAATCACAAAAGGTCGAAAAATAATTGAAAACGAAATAATTGAAGTATCTAATCAAAATACAAAAGATATTGGAATTGAAATTGTAGATGTACTTATTAGAAAAATTGGTTATGATCCAAGTTTAATTGATTCCGTACACAACAGAATGATTTCAGAAAGGCAACAAGTAGCAGAAGAACAAAGAAGTATAGGAATTGCTGAGAAAACAGAAATTCTTGGTAGTATTGAAAAAGAAAAACTAAAACTATTAAGTGAAGCAAGGGCCGAAGCTGCTAAAATTAAAGCTGAAGGAGATAGTAAAGCTGCACAAATTTATGCAAATACCTACGGACAAAATACCGAATTTTATAAATTATGGCAATCACTAGAAAGTTATAAAATAACACTTAAAGATAAACGAAAAATATTTTCAACAGATATGGATTTTTTTAAATACTTACATCATACAAAATAAAAAATTGGTTTCAATTGGTTAAAAATCAAAAGATAAATAAATATCAACAAAACAAATTATAAAATGGGTATATACTATCGGTATTAAGACCCATTTATTTTCTTATTTAAGAATAAGAATACAAATATTGCGTTTAAATAAAAAATACAAATTAATTACTATATAACCTAATCTCCATCACTTAAAAAGTACAAACAACTTATTATCAAACAATACTATTTACTTAAATCATTAAACAACAATCAAAATTAATAAAATTGTTCGTTTTCTTTGCTAATTCATATAAAGACAGAAAAAATTGATTACTCCTTTTTATTGAAATATAAAGATTAAAAAATTTTAATAGCTCTTTATTTGATTGACAAAAAACTTTGTTTATGAAAAAATTGTTTCTGTTAATAAAAATTATAATGTCAAAATTTAAGCCGCTATAGCTCAGTTGGCAGAGCAAAGGACTGAA from Borrelia duttonii Ly encodes the following:
- the hflK gene encoding FtsH protease activity modulator HflK, yielding MLNNILNFFNKTYEYTIILIVLVIILIITISNVFIVGPSDEAVILRLGKLNRILEPGIHIKIPLIEEKLIVPVKIIQEVKFGFNANNNMVINPDEDEGIIITGDLNIIKVEWLVQYKISDPYSFMFKVEDPEKTITDIAKASMNRLIGDNTIFEIINDNRVGVTEGVRDSMNEIIKTYNLGIDIIQVQIRNAMPPKGKVYEAFEDVNIAIQDKNKFINEGKKEFNQIIPKIRGEALKLIEEAKGYKENRINSALAETAIFNAILDAYIKDPEITRERIYNETMKEILENKDNIEIIDKNLKNFLPFKEVK
- the hflC gene encoding protease modulator HflC codes for the protein MKYILKFLLYFAKILAFTLMFGLILLAITQPIYILKENEISITTRLGKIERTENTAGLKYKIPFIENVHIFPKYILRWDGEPQRIPTGGEEKQLIWIDTTARWKIVDINKFYTAIKTMFRASIIINAAIEPAVRGVIAKYPLLEIIRSSNDPIQRLSDGILTPQDITNNTTYKITKGRKIIENEIIEVSNQNTKDIGIEIVDVLIRKIGYDPSLIDSVHNRMISERQQVAEEQRSIGIAEKTEILGSIEKEKLKLLSEARAEAAKIKAEGDSKAAQIYANTYGQNTEFYKLWQSLESYKITLKDKRKIFSTDMDFFKYLHHTK